The proteins below are encoded in one region of Poecile atricapillus isolate bPoeAtr1 chromosome 33, bPoeAtr1.hap1, whole genome shotgun sequence:
- the LOC131590515 gene encoding acyl-coenzyme A thioesterase THEM4-like, translating to MLPRLALPRALRAVPGARRCHRHRPPRDLAVPNPGWSERMRWHYGHLLDTATARGWTRLPSFRRARLHRTQMPGLAGDGDGDSDGDGDGDGDTRLFPRAIEGDGDGFEFAMFLSVPERRLRCLCQPGPFLEGHPGLTHGGAIATLIDTSLGTLALALAGRVVTATLSIDYVAPVPLRSVLLLDAFLERREGRKLFLGCDLRDAEGDTLHARATGLFIQQDLPKAGQGQ from the exons ATGCTGCCCCGCCTGGCGCTGCCCCGGGCCCTGCGCGCCGTCCCCGGGGCGCGGCGCTGTCACCGTCACCGTCCCCCGCGGGACCTGGCTGTCCCCAACCCCGGCTGGAGCGAGCGCATGCGGTGGCACTACGGTCACCTGCTGGACACCGCCACCGCCCGCGGCTGGACACGGCTGCCCAGCTTCCGCCGCGCCCGCCTGCACCGCACAC AGATGCCGGGGCTGGCCGGTGACGGTGATGGTGACAGTGACGGTGACGGTGACGGTGACGGTGACACGCGGCTGTTCCCGAGGGCCATCGAGGGGGACGGGGACGGCTTTGAGTTCGCCATGTTCCTCAGTGTCCCCGAGCGCCGCCTGcgctgcctctgccagcccGGGCCCTTCCTGGAGGGACACCCGGG gctgaCCCATGGCGGTGCCATCGCCACCCTCATCGACACCTCCCTGGGGACGCTGGCCCTGGCGCTGGCCGGGCGGGTGGTGACAGCCACCCTCAGCATCGACTACGTGGC gccTGTCCCCCTGCGCTCGGTGCTGCTCCTGGACGCGTTCCTGGAGCGCCGCGAGGGCCGGAAGCTCTTCCTGGGCTGTGACCTGAGGGACGCCGAGGGGGACACGCTGCACGCCAGGGCCACCg ggctcttCATCCAGCAGGACCTTcccaaggcagggcagggacagtga
- the LOC131590285 gene encoding CUGBP Elav-like family member 3, whose amino-acid sequence MAMSQCQWWFPVPVSGASSSVPVPVSGASGAVPMAMSWCHWWCPCAGVPVPMSLCRCPGATGSVPVLVSGAGVGASGGVLVPVSLCRCPCAGVGASGRCPSAAVGASGGVLVPVSPVPVSLCRGAVPAEDRKLFVGMLSKQQADEDVRKMFEPFGTIDECTVLRGPDGTSKGCAFVKFQSHAEAQAAIAALHGSRTLPGASSSLVVKFADTEKERGLRRMQQVATQLGMFSPIALQFGAYSAYTQALMQQQAALVAAHSAYLSPMATMAVQMQHMGTVNPNGIIATPLPPSSGTSTPPAMAATPVPAIAAPLSVNGYSPVPAQPAGPPAPDAVYAGGVPPFPAQSPAAPGDPLQQAYAGMQHYTAAYPAAYGLVSPAFAPPGPLLAPPPPPQQQQREGPEGCNIFIYHLPQEFADTEILQMFLPFGNVISAKVFVDRATNQSKCFGFVSFDNPASAQAAIQAMNGFQIGMKRLKVQLKRPKDANRPY is encoded by the exons atggccatgtcccagtgccagtGGTGGTTTCCAGTGCCGGTGTCCggtgccagcagcagtgtcCCGGTGCCGGTGTCCGGTGCCAGCGgtgctgtccccatggccatGTCCTGGTGCCACTGGTGGTGTCCCTGTGCCGGTGTCCCAGTGCCGATGTCCCTGTGCCGGTGTCCCGGTGCCActggcagtgtccctgtgctggtgtCCGGTGCTGGTGTCGGTGCCAGCGGCGGTGTCCTGGTGCCAGTGTCCCTGTGCCGGTGTCCCTGTGCCGGTGTCGGTGCCAGTGGCCGgtgtcccagtgctgctgttggtGCCAGCGGTGGTGTGCTGgtgccagtgtcccctgtgccgGTGTCCCTGTGCCG cgGCGCTGTCCCCGCAGAGGACCGGAAGCTGTTTGTGGGGATGCTGAGCAAGCAGCAGGCGGACGAGGACGTGCGGAAGATGTTCGAGCCCTTCGGCACCATCGACGAGTGCACGGTGCTGCGCGGCCCCGACGGCACCAGCAAAG GCTGCGCCTTCGTCAAGTTCCAGAGCCACGCGGAGGCCCAGGCCGCCATCGCCGCCCTGCACGGGAGCCGCACGCTGCCG GGTGCCTCGTCCAGCCTGGTGGTGAAGTTTGCGGACACGGAGAAGGAGCGGGGGCTGCGGCGGATGCAGCAGGTGGCCACTCAGCTGGGCATGTTCAGCCCCATCGCCCTCCAGTTCGGAGCCTACAGCGCCTACACACAGGCG CTGATGCAGCAGCAGGCGGCCCTGGTGGCCGCGCACTCGGCCTACCTCAGCCCCATGGCCACCATGGCCGTGCAGATGCAGCACATGGGCACGGTCAACCCCAACGGGATCATCGCCACCCCCCTGCCACCCTCCTCAG GAACCAGCACCCCCCCGGCCATGGCGGCCACCCCCGTCCCGGCCATCGCGGCCCCGCTGAGCGTCAACGGCTACAGCCCCGTGCCCGCGCAGCCCGCGGGACCCCCGGCCCCCGACGCCGTCTACGCCGGGGGGGTCCCCCCATTCCCAG cccagagccccgcGGCCCCCGGGGACCCCCTGCAGCAGGCGTACGCGGGCATGCAGCACTACACTG cCGCGTACCCGGCCGCCTACGGGCTGGTGAGCCCGGCCTTcgcccccccgggacccctgctcgcccccccgccccccccgcagcagcagcagcgcgaag GCCCCGAGGGCTGTAACATCTTCATCTACCACCTGCCCCAGGAGTTCGCCGACACCGAGATCCTGCAGATGTTCCTCCCCTTCGGCAACGTCATCTCCGCCAAGGTCTTCGTGGACAGGGCCACCAACCAGAGCAAGTGCTTCG GCTTCGTGAGCTTTGACAACCCCGCGAGCGCCCAGGCTGCCATCCAGGCCATGAACGGTTTCCAGATCGGGATGAAGCGGCTCAAGGTGCAGCTCAAGAGGCCCAAAGACGCCAACCGGCCCTACTGA